A genomic region of Colletotrichum destructivum chromosome 1, complete sequence contains the following coding sequences:
- a CDS encoding Putative mitochondrial distribution and morphology protein yields the protein MREFMSYVQSAFYEATGWNRDNSYSSLNATADALLNFPTPQGLRLTLSSLATPHFATSYQLGSVGVVDGSISYLYSSVPLRANLVPQSDVIPLPALLRAYRPLADLPPRIEATPYPLLSPAAASLLYGRLYLPESMLEALVVKRISPALQLQLSAVSGKFLRNGGTLLGLAQYDVGRYAVEGLASSDGGLLGFRGMYNFGGDVENNQQPQLRSGGRPTGKPVGVGEDAKERIYGRFSAGGEIYYGTLNKSGGVSFGGRFATLPEHRGTPLTATLTLNPLMGNISASYAVVAGKHCSLATRMDFNVYSYESDWSVGMELWRKNLTRNIEPALSAESLVKKERSFQAKLEWRLDEPEGVPEPEELRPVVVAGNRDEERKEKPRERSFQAKMEWRLDDPASDETKAVEDEYGNVIKARLDQNMKIGIMWEGRVKSLLFSLGSAIDLRKLDSPFRTLGVEIQFSS from the exons ATGCGCGAGTTCATGAGCTACGTGCAGAGCGCGTTCTACGAGGCGACTGGCTGGAACCGCGACAACTCGTACTCGTCGCTCAACGCAACTGCGGATG CACTGCTCAACTTCCCGACGCCGCAAGGCCTCCGTCTCACTCTCTCCTCTCTGGCGACCCCTCACTTCGCGACGTCATACCAGctcggctccgtcggcgttgtcgaCGGCTCCATCTCGTACCTATACTCGTCCGTGCCGCTCCGTGCGAATCTTGTCCCTCAATCCGATGTCATCCCGCTACCGGCGCTGCTGCGCGCCTACCGACCGCTCGCCGACCTCCCGCCCCGAATCGAAGCGACACCATACCCCCTGCTCAGCCCGGCCGCCGCATCGCTGTTGTATGGCCGTCTCTACCTCCCCGAGTCCATGCTTGAGGCTCTCGTTGTTAAGCGGATCTCCCCCGCGCTACAGCTTCAACTCAGCGCGGTGTCGGGCAAGTTTCTGCGCAACGGCGGCACGCTGCTGGGACTGGCCCAATATGACGTTGGCAGGTatgccgtcgagggccttgCTTCATCGGACGgtggcctcctcggcttccgaGGCATGTACAACTTTGGCGGAGACGTGGAGAACAACCAACAACCACAATTGCGCTCCGGCGGCCGGCCGACCGGGAAGCCGGTCGGAGTCGGTGAGGACGCGAAGGAGCGGATCTACGGACGAttcagcgccggcggcgagatATACTATGGCACATTGAACAAATCGGGCGGCGTCAGCTTCGGGGGCCGTTTCGCGACGCTGCCCGAGCATCGCGGGACaccgttgacggcgacgctGACGCTAAACCCCCTGATGGGCAACATCAGCGCCAGCTACGCTGTCGTGGCGGGCAAGCACTGCAGCCTCGCGACGAGGATGGACTTCAATGTGTACAGCTATGAGAGCGACTGGTCCGTGGGCATGGAGCTGTGGCGCAAAAACCTGACCCGCAACATTGAGCCGGCACTTTCGGCCGAGAGCCTCGTCAAGAAAGAGCGGAGCTTCCAGGCGAAGCTGGAGTGGCGGCTGGATGAGCCCGAGGGCGTACCTGAACCCGAGGAGCTGAGacccgtcgtcgtggccggcAACAGGGACGAGGAACGTAAGGAGAAGCCGAGGGAGCGCAGCTTTCAGGCGAAGATGGAGTGGAGACTGGATGACCCTGCGTCGGATGAAACGAAGGCGGTGGAGGACGAATACGGCAATGTCATCAAGGCGCGGTTGGACCAGAATATGAAAATCGGGATCATGTGGGAGGGCAGGGTCAAGTCTCTCCTCTTCAGCCTCGGCAGCGCCATCGACCTGCGCAAGCTTGATTCGCCATTCCGCACGCTGGGGGTGGAAATACAGTTCTCGTCATGA